One stretch of Pyrenophora tritici-repentis strain M4 chromosome 4, whole genome shotgun sequence DNA includes these proteins:
- a CDS encoding UBN2 multi-domain protein, with amino-acid sequence MAVEKEEWKIPQLTAENHDTWFRRNKVKLKGKKVFYVCEKNLVQHCQIAIAGELTEAMEELEIAEADKHTKIRVNIEKRDKYLEDEATAIDLLFRSLTEDDQALIDEYDTAFQFWAYLQKKYTQTDATTANIYMTRIQTFTFNPGNTIVGSWEKLKEYRRKLVAADADTNGAYKDSALLLVLIRSLPKEFKTTIDTLNAQLNLTVEQKLKFLEEKEVRDQQDADEKALPAFRKTEKYVPPYKRRNHKSSPLSSDSESGTKFMVQCFLCDGAHGVRDCPRRERARKLLEEYDAKKSSKPPIKTLKQRNSHKKTGKAYGAEEVNSESDELSETSDSEPEEIETCRLSKDIVGKASPSTWAADTGASSHMSDQPSLFRRMIKIKRRLVRVGGGELYADWKGEAQVVCKDGSSTWLSEVLLVPNLGVNLLSGRRICAAGLKGRFNSHVLCFKLGKEIIIKATMDDGLYVVSHIADGYHETAFLGTEPHTPVKSELKVNEKERYLLYHRRFAHLGPTKIAKLHEVTTLQKKIQVPEKIEICEVCSLTKMKNSIPKQLREHKATKLALVQFDIAGPFPTSLRGNRWFLQIIDSYTRKNWVIPLKKKGDAQRELRIWKTFVEHQTGEKVKAAGTDNAPELLQQAEEWRVTQGVEIQPTTIASSHQNGPAERNIQTAEADMRAMLKDAGLPIEFWDEAVEADAYLRNRTNTGPMINGKQVSPEEAFTGTKPSIDHIRVWGSKCYSYINPKTIPADQRHDKLVDRGRIGVFMGYSETTNKQFKFYSPELGYTSRTSRLSVDEYTPGGKVELRLRNIPAGPQGTQNTMPDRKPRGRPRKDLELSPAERMEPTPTERMEPSPAEPMEPSPTEPMEPSPAEPIEPVSENLMEPSSAELTHEPVKRHRGRPRRLTTIPPTAPSDERVPNLVNEEGPEEPCTQSVREKEIPRYFTRQAKRKRSNEEIVEDERFSKIVKAMLAQVGLTEEQTRLSEKAFAATEIAGIQIPQTHEQAINDPKYGKQWKAAILEEIIALIENRTWEEVPKPKDANMVDSKWVFTVKTNLDGTVERFKARLVARGFTQAHGTDYNETFAPTVRMDTLRLFMATVAAENLECFHFDIKNAFTESHLKEEIFLKQPQGVEVKKGYVLRVLRSLYGLKQAARDWNLLIKKELLAWGFVQSLADPCMFIHKEKQLRILVYVDDIAAAAKDRAQIDWFYEKLSGRFNTKNLGRFIRSLEYELRETESAAQSTSIKSNYTSFRPATDNDTRIDITEYQQVIGSLMFAMVLTRPDIAFTLGKLSQYMSDPAEHHGHALKNLLRYLRSTVTLKLRYGPGGVHSQFVIYSDADWASDMVDRKSVSGSTAMFYGGPISWSSKKQRSVATSSCESEYIALSTCCKQGQWIAQMFRDLGFPKYIGKDTNKVQMLGDNQGAIALTKNPHLHERSKHIDVCYHFIRDLAEQGKLDVAYVPTADMVADGMTKPLQRVAFERFKNQLGVVLGPDLP; translated from the exons atggctgtagagaaggaagaatggaagattccccaacttacagctgaaaaccacgatacttggttccgccgaaacaaggtcaagcttaaggggaagaaagtcttctatgtctgcgagaaaaaCCTGGTACAGCACTGCCAAATAGCAATAGCCGGTGAACTaacggaggctatggaagagttggaaattgctgaagcagacaagcatactaagatccgcgtcaacattgaaaaaagagacaagtacctagaagatgaagccactgcaatcgatctcttgtttcggtcgcttactgaagatgaccaagcccttattgacgaatacgacactgccttccagttctgggcctacctacaaaagaagtacacccaaactgacgccacaaccgccaacatttacatgaccagaattcaaacgttcacattCAATCCTGGGAACACAattgttggatcatgggaaaagctaaaggaataccgacgcaaactcgtagcagcagacgctgacaccaacggagcttacaaggactctgcactactactcgttcttattagatcactcccgaaagaatttaagactacgattgacaccttaaacgcccaacttaaccttacggttgaacagaaacttaagtttctggaagagaaggaggttcgagaccagcaagacgccgacgaaaaagctctcccagcattccggaagacggagaagtatgttccgccttacaagcgccgaaatcacaagagctcaccactatcgtctgactccgaatctggtaCTAAGTTTATggtccaatgcttcctttgtgacggagcccatggcgtacgagactgtccaagacgtgagagagctcgaaagctccttgaggaatacgacgctaagaaatcatctaagcCGCCTATTAAGACACTCAAGCAAAGGAATTCTCACAAAAagactggcaaagcatatggagccgaagaagtcaattcagagtcagatgaattatccgagacctcagactctgaacccgaggaaattgagacatgccgtctctcaaaagacattgtcggtaaggcctctccatctacttgggctgccgacactggcgcctcctcccacatgtctgaccaaccctcattgtttagacgaatgatcaagatcaagcgaagactagttcgggttggagggggagaattatatgcagactggaaaggagaagctcaagtggtgtgtaaagacggatcgtcgacatggttgtcagaagtactgcttgtacctaaccttggagtcaatttgttatcagggagaagaatttgcgcagcaggcctgaagggtcgtttcaattcacacgtactatgcttcaaactaggaaaggagatcattattaaagcaactatggacgacggcctctacgtagtgtcacacattgccgatggataccacgagacagcattcctaggcacggaaccccatacaccagttaagagcgagcttaaggttaatgaaaaggagagatacctgctgtatcacagacgtttcgcacacctaggacctacaaagattgccaaactccacgaagttacaactctccagaagaagattcaagttccagagaagattgaaatctgcgaagtgtgttccctgacaaagatgaagaacagcatccctaagcagctaagagagcacaaggccacgaagctagccttagtacagtttgacattgctggaccctttccaacatctctacgaggaaacaggtggttcctccaaattattgatagctacacgcggaaaaactgggttatcccgctgaagaaaaagggagacgcacaacgggaactccgaatctggaagacctttgtagaacatcaaactggcgagaaagtcaaagctgctggaaccgacaatgcaccagaacttctacagcaagctgaggaatggagagttacacaaggcgtggaaattcagcctacaacaattgcttcctcacaccagaatggaccagccgagcgaaacatccaaactgctgaagctgatatgagagcaatgttgaaagacgctggtttaccaattgagttttgggatgaagctgtcgaagcagacgcatacctacgcaaccgtacaaacacaggacctatgatcaatggaaagcaagtcagtcctgaagaggcattcacaggaacgaaaccatccattgaccacatccgtgtatgggggagcaaatgctattcgtacatcaaccctaaaacgattccagcagaccaacgacatgacaagctcgtggaccgtggcagaattggagtatttatgggatattctgagacaacaaataagcagttcaagttctattcgccagagcttggatacacctcaaggacaagccgattgtcagtggacgaatacacccctggagggaaagttgaactacgactgcgaaacataccagctggaccacaaggaacgcagaatacgatgccagaccgaaaaccaagaggaagacctaggaaggatctAGAATTATCTCCtgccgaacgaatggaaccaactcctaccgaacgaatggaaccatctcctgcagaaccaatggaaccatctcctaccgaaccaatggaaccatctcctgcagaaccaatagaaccagtttccgagaacctaatggaaccatcttcggcagagctaactcatgaaccagtgaagcgtcacagaggaagaccaaggaggctaactactattcctcctactgcaccatctgatgagcgggttcctaatcttgtgaacgaagaggggcccgaagaaccgtgtacccagtctgtacgagaaaaggagattccacgatacttcactagacaagccaaacggaagaggtctaacgaagagattgttgaggacgagagatttagcaagatcgttaaagctatgctagcccaagttggccttacagaagagcaaacacgactatctgagaaggctttcgcagcaaccgagatcgcaggaatccagatcccccagacacacgagcaagctatcaacgacccaaagtatggaaagcaatggaaagcagcaatacttgaagagataatcgcgttaatagagaatcgaacctgggaggaagttccaaagccaaaagacgcgaacatggttgattcaaagtgggtttttacagtcaaaacgaatctcgacgggactgttgagaggtttaaggcacgccttgtggcaagaggttttacgcaagcacacggaacagactacaacgagacttttgccccgacagtccgcatggacaccttacgtctgtttatggccactgtcgcagcggaaaacctggaatgtttccactttgacattaagaatgcattcacagagtcgcacttgaaggaagagatctttcttaagcaaccccaaggagtagaagtcaaaaaaggatacgtccttagagttctccgcagcttatacggactcaaacaggctgctcgcgactggaacttgttgataaagaaagaacttctggcatggggattcgtacaaagcctcgcagacccgtgcatgtttatccacaaagaaaaacaactccgtatcctcgtctacgttgatgacattgctgctgctgcaaaagatcgagctcaaattgattggttctacgagaagctttctggaagattcaacaccaagaacctggggagattcataagatccttggagtacgagttacgcgagacagaaagcgccgcacaatctacctcgatcaagagca attacacttcatttaggccagccactgacaacgacacccgaatcgacatcactgaataccagcaagtgatagggagccttatgtttgctatggttcttacacgtccagacattgcattcaccctcggaaagctaagccaatacatgagcgatccagcagaacaccatggccatgcgttgaagaacctgctacgatatctaaggtcgacagtgacattgaagctacgctacggaccagggggagtacactcgcaatttgtcatctactctgatgctgactgggcaagcgacatggtagaccgaaagagcgtttcagggagcactgcaatgttctacggaggtccaatatcatggtctagcaagaagcaacggtctgttgcaacgtcaagctgcgaatctgaatacatcgcactatcaacatgctgcaagcaaggccagtggattgctcaaatgtttagagatcttgggttcccaaagtacattggaaaagacaccaacaaggtccagatgctaggagacaaccagggtgccattgcacttacaaagaaccctcaccttcacgaaagatcaaagcacatcgacgtctgttatcattttatccgagacctagcagaacaaggcaaactcgatgtggcctacgttccaactgcagacatggtggctgatggaatgacaaagccattgcagcgagtcgcattcgagagattcaagaaccaattaggagttgtccttggaccggacctgccctga